From a single Zygotorulaspora mrakii chromosome 2, complete sequence genomic region:
- a CDS encoding uncharacterized protein (similar to Saccharomyces cerevisiae YCL012C; ancestral locus Anc_1.407) yields MSSLPLSKLTAFLFLICCLVAVVYYNKQKIVYKIREWYFRMKRSFGYSINLNDSFVDDLESGLSSHNFDIISQNEEDSRSGLDELAKAEISKIMREDHLNFDKARLLYIERKFHQHGIAADGTPTDPRAVMFN; encoded by the exons ATGAGCAGTCTTCCACTATCTAAACTAACagcatttttatttctgataTGCTGTCTTGTCGCTGTTGTGTACTACAACaagcaaaaaattg TTTATAAAATAAGAGAGTGGTACTTtagaatgaaaagaagttttgGTTACTCTATCAATCTTAATGACTCCTTTGTTGACGATTTAGAATCGGGATTGAGCTCACATAATTTTGACataatttctcaaaatgaagaggatTCGAGATCAGGTTTAGACGAACTCGCTAAAGCCGAAATTAGTAAAATTATGAGGGAGGaccatttgaattttgacaAAGCTAGATTGCTTTATATTGagagaaaatttcatcagCATGGAATCGCGGCAGATGGCACTCCGACGGATCCTAGAGCTGTtatgttcaattga